A window of Methylocystis sp. IM3 contains these coding sequences:
- a CDS encoding DUF899 domain-containing protein yields MLDAEKAATRQSDELARRRQELPWVRVEKDYRFDIDEGKASLADLFRGRSQLFVYHFMFGPDYKAGCISCSSIADGFNGIAVHLVNHDVMLWATSRAPLPKLQAFKQRMGWTFPWASSEDGDFNYDFNVSITEEQQRNGGSEYNFRRGDHAMTETTLPPVVIENAVMAGAEPIAYVRERPGLSAFVLEDGVVYHSYSTYARGLDGLWGMYQWLDRAPRGRNEDGVWWRHHDSYEQVTR; encoded by the coding sequence CTGCTTGACGCCGAAAAGGCGGCGACGCGGCAGAGCGATGAACTCGCGCGGCGCCGCCAGGAACTGCCTTGGGTCCGCGTGGAAAAGGACTATCGGTTCGACATCGACGAAGGGAAGGCTTCGCTTGCGGATCTCTTCCGGGGGCGCTCGCAGCTCTTCGTCTATCACTTCATGTTCGGGCCGGACTACAAAGCGGGTTGCATTTCCTGCTCATCGATTGCCGACGGCTTCAACGGCATCGCGGTGCATCTCGTCAACCACGACGTGATGCTCTGGGCGACATCGCGTGCGCCGCTTCCGAAGCTGCAGGCGTTCAAACAGCGGATGGGCTGGACTTTTCCTTGGGCGTCATCGGAGGACGGCGACTTCAACTACGATTTCAACGTCTCGATTACCGAGGAGCAGCAGCGCAACGGCGGCAGTGAATACAATTTCCGTCGCGGCGACCACGCGATGACCGAGACGACACTTCCGCCCGTCGTGATCGAGAACGCGGTCATGGCCGGCGCCGAACCGATCGCCTACGTGCGCGAGCGGCCGGGCCTCAGCGCTTTCGTTCTCGAGGACGGCGTCGTCTATCACAGCTATTCGACCTACGCCCGCGGACTGGACGGGCTCTGGGGCATGTACCAGTGGCTCGACCGCGCCCCCAGAGGGCGCAACGAAGATGGCGTCTGGTGGCGTCACCACGACAGTTATGAGCAGGTGACGCGATGA
- a CDS encoding helix-turn-helix domain-containing protein yields MSTEFVSISPEQLRAARGLLNWSRTDLASAAGVSAETVNRAEGLRKDQASAGAMAKLRAALEAAGVEFIPENGGGSGVRLRKARADMRAR; encoded by the coding sequence ATGTCAACAGAATTTGTGTCGATATCTCCAGAGCAGCTTCGAGCCGCAAGGGGACTGCTAAATTGGTCTAGGACCGACCTCGCGAGCGCCGCCGGTGTTTCGGCTGAAACAGTCAACCGGGCAGAAGGGCTTCGGAAAGATCAGGCGAGCGCCGGCGCGATGGCCAAATTACGCGCCGCCCTGGAGGCGGCGGGCGTCGAGTTTATCCCTGAGAACGGCGGCGGCTCGGGCGTGAGGCTGAGGAAGGCGCGGGCGGATATGAGGGCGCGATGA
- a CDS encoding helix-turn-helix domain-containing protein has translation MTDPIVAVVAFEAISPFHLSVPCLVFGEDQTQLGLPRFDFRVCALEEGPIRTEAGLTLTTRHTLTGLGGADIIILPSWRELDEPPPPTLVEALRLAHARGALLVGLCLGAFAIAATGLLSGRRATTHWAFSEKLSQLYPDIAVEPKLLYVDNGDVVTSAGVAAGLDCCLHIVRARYGAEPALRLARRIVLSPHRQGGQAQFIERPIARTPATDRFARALENVRATLSEPHNLDSVAETAGLTRRTFTRRFRKAMGASFSDWLILQRIELAQQLLESTDETIDVIAFRAGFGTATSLRQHFASRLKLSPTHYRRSFSKGAA, from the coding sequence ATGACCGATCCGATCGTCGCTGTTGTCGCCTTCGAGGCTATCAGCCCTTTCCATCTATCGGTACCGTGCTTGGTGTTTGGTGAGGACCAAACGCAACTCGGCTTACCGCGCTTCGATTTCCGCGTCTGCGCTCTGGAAGAGGGTCCGATCCGGACCGAAGCAGGGCTGACGCTGACCACGCGACACACTCTCACGGGACTTGGAGGCGCAGACATAATCATCCTGCCAAGCTGGCGTGAACTTGATGAGCCCCCGCCACCGACCCTGGTGGAGGCGCTACGCCTTGCGCATGCGAGAGGCGCGCTGCTGGTGGGCCTTTGCCTCGGCGCCTTTGCCATTGCGGCGACAGGATTACTGTCGGGACGACGGGCAACCACGCATTGGGCTTTTTCCGAGAAGTTGAGCCAGCTCTATCCGGATATAGCCGTTGAGCCCAAGCTGCTTTACGTGGACAACGGCGATGTGGTCACCTCCGCGGGCGTGGCCGCAGGGCTCGATTGCTGTCTCCATATCGTCCGGGCCCGCTATGGTGCGGAGCCGGCGCTGCGCCTCGCTCGACGTATTGTTCTGTCGCCGCACCGGCAGGGAGGACAGGCCCAATTCATAGAACGGCCAATCGCCAGGACTCCCGCCACTGACCGTTTCGCTCGGGCGCTGGAGAATGTTCGCGCCACGCTCAGCGAACCGCATAATCTCGACAGTGTGGCCGAGACAGCAGGTCTGACTCGGCGGACGTTTACGCGTCGCTTCCGGAAAGCGATGGGCGCCAGCTTCAGCGACTGGTTGATTCTTCAACGGATCGAGCTGGCGCAACAGCTCCTTGAGTCGACGGATGAGACGATCGACGTCATCGCCTTCCGCGCGGGCTTTGGGACCGCAACGTCGCTGCGTCAGCATTTTGCCTCACGTCTGAAGCTTTCACCCACGCATTATCGAAGGTCATTCTCAAAAGGCGCGGCGTAG
- a CDS encoding pirin family protein, whose translation MRKILGVYSAPRPHWVGDGFPVRSLFSHQTLGEHISPFLLLDYAGPQSFPPAAQPRGVGEHPHRGFETVTIVYDGEVEHRDSTGAGGVIGPGDVQWMTAASGILHEEFHSHAFTATGGTLEMVQLWVNLPAKDKGTKPGYQALLDKDIPNVALPEDAGFVRVIAGEYGGEKGPARTFTPIDVWDVRLKAGHGTALTLPEGHNFGVVVLAGTIEINGTQIAREAQIVLLDRTGGAITLDANSDAKLLILSGEPIAEPIAAYGPFVMNTKDEIRQAIADFEAGRFAGISA comes from the coding sequence ATGAGGAAAATTCTAGGCGTCTATTCCGCCCCTCGCCCGCATTGGGTTGGCGACGGCTTTCCCGTCCGCTCGCTGTTCTCGCACCAGACCCTGGGCGAGCATATCAGCCCCTTCCTGCTGCTCGATTACGCCGGTCCCCAAAGCTTTCCGCCGGCCGCGCAGCCGCGCGGCGTCGGCGAGCATCCGCACCGGGGTTTCGAGACCGTGACCATCGTCTATGACGGCGAGGTCGAGCATCGCGACTCGACGGGGGCGGGCGGCGTCATCGGCCCAGGCGACGTCCAGTGGATGACGGCGGCGTCGGGCATACTGCATGAGGAGTTCCATTCCCATGCGTTCACCGCCACGGGCGGCACGCTCGAAATGGTCCAGCTGTGGGTAAACCTGCCCGCCAAGGACAAAGGGACGAAGCCGGGCTATCAAGCCCTTCTCGACAAGGACATTCCTAATGTCGCCTTGCCGGAGGACGCGGGCTTCGTGCGGGTGATCGCCGGCGAGTATGGCGGCGAGAAAGGCCCCGCGCGGACCTTCACGCCGATTGATGTCTGGGACGTTCGCTTAAAGGCGGGCCACGGCACAGCGCTGACGCTGCCCGAAGGCCATAACTTTGGCGTCGTCGTCCTTGCCGGGACGATCGAGATCAACGGGACCCAGATCGCGCGCGAGGCGCAAATCGTGTTGCTCGACCGCACGGGCGGCGCAATCACGCTCGATGCCAATAGCGACGCGAAGCTGCTGATCCTTTCCGGCGAGCCGATCGCCGAGCCAATCGCGGCTTACGGTCCCTTCGTGATGAACACCAAGGACGAAATTCGGCAGGCGATTGCCGATTTCGAGGCCGGCCGTTTCGCGGGGATTTCGGCGTGA
- a CDS encoding acyl-CoA dehydrogenase family protein, which produces MGHIDSILDAVRQIEPVIRENAAAAERDRRLSAPAAAAMREAGLYQLWRPKALGGLEVDPLTAFRVIEELGRIDSAASWNLQVSIAHDLFGPWFGDAAAREISGGDAVAVGGQQPARQAVPVEGGYLLSGRTPFVSGAHQATVYLGYANIFENGELRRGADGAPETLLVACPAKDAEIIDNWNVIGMRGTGSHDVEMKDAFIPAHWAVPWAPLQKPGSAYGGPLYRLTVWPAIAALTPPALGIARAAIDEAIELIKAKTPAFGAKTLKVHGLAQSQLARAEAKLSGGRAFFYQTFEEAYAEAVAGCPIDIELKAKMQLAMTHAMLEAAAAVDIVHEIVGASGVRDEYSFSRHFRDIHVITQHGFINSAKLLPVGQIMLGLAPDWPFFAF; this is translated from the coding sequence ATGGGACATATCGATTCAATCTTGGACGCCGTTCGACAGATTGAGCCGGTCATTCGAGAGAATGCGGCGGCCGCCGAGCGTGATCGCAGACTGTCGGCGCCGGCGGCCGCCGCGATGCGAGAGGCGGGTCTTTATCAGCTATGGCGGCCGAAAGCGCTCGGCGGACTCGAAGTCGATCCTCTTACGGCTTTCCGCGTGATCGAGGAGTTAGGCCGCATCGACAGCGCGGCGAGCTGGAATCTGCAGGTTTCCATCGCCCACGATCTGTTCGGGCCCTGGTTCGGCGACGCCGCCGCGCGCGAAATATCCGGGGGCGACGCCGTCGCCGTCGGCGGCCAGCAACCGGCGCGCCAGGCTGTTCCCGTCGAGGGAGGCTATCTCCTGTCGGGCCGAACCCCTTTTGTCAGCGGCGCACATCAGGCGACAGTGTATCTTGGCTACGCCAACATATTCGAAAATGGCGAGCTGCGCCGGGGCGCTGACGGCGCGCCCGAAACTCTCCTGGTCGCCTGCCCCGCGAAAGACGCCGAAATCATCGACAATTGGAACGTCATCGGCATGCGCGGCACCGGCAGTCACGACGTTGAAATGAAGGACGCGTTCATTCCCGCGCACTGGGCCGTCCCATGGGCGCCGTTGCAAAAGCCGGGAAGCGCCTATGGGGGGCCCCTCTATCGTCTCACGGTATGGCCGGCGATTGCGGCCCTCACGCCGCCGGCGCTGGGCATTGCCCGCGCCGCGATCGACGAGGCCATCGAACTCATAAAGGCGAAGACCCCAGCGTTCGGCGCCAAGACGCTGAAGGTTCATGGCCTCGCGCAGTCGCAACTCGCGCGCGCCGAAGCAAAGCTCAGCGGCGGTCGCGCCTTTTTCTACCAGACATTCGAGGAGGCGTATGCGGAAGCCGTCGCCGGATGCCCCATCGACATTGAGCTGAAGGCGAAAATGCAGCTCGCAATGACCCACGCCATGCTCGAAGCTGCGGCCGCCGTCGACATTGTCCACGAGATCGTTGGCGCGTCAGGCGTGCGTGATGAATACAGCTTCTCCCGCCATTTCCGCGACATTCACGTCATCACCCAGCATGGCTTCATCAACTCCGCCAAGTTGCTGCCGGTGGGGCAGATTATGCTGGGGCTCGCGCCTGACTGGCCGTTCTTTGCCTTCTGA
- a CDS encoding prephenate dehydrogenase → MSSNRTTAFHPFIGVIGFGAFGRLMAQHLSKHFRVYAYDPVPPQGGSAEMCGAMLTDLSTAAKCPVVIIATPVDRLEGTIEAIIPHLRRGALVLDVGSVKKIPAEIMRRNLPEQVEIVATHPLFGPQSARNGIRGLKIAVCPIRGRRGRRVAAFLRKVLGLRVIMTTPDAHDREAAMAQALMHLIAKALIEMEPLPTRMTTRSFDLLMEAVDMVRYDAPEVVQAIEGSNPYVGKARRRFVQLVSSQARTFSAPNEESMQFGSGVVNSNANEIEPQASTRDA, encoded by the coding sequence GTGTCATCAAATAGGACGACCGCTTTCCACCCGTTCATTGGCGTCATTGGCTTTGGGGCGTTCGGGCGCTTGATGGCGCAGCACCTTAGCAAGCATTTCCGGGTGTACGCCTATGATCCGGTCCCGCCGCAAGGCGGCTCGGCGGAGATGTGCGGAGCCATGCTAACCGACCTCTCGACCGCCGCCAAATGCCCCGTAGTCATCATCGCGACGCCAGTTGACCGCCTTGAGGGAACGATTGAAGCGATCATCCCTCACCTGCGGCGGGGTGCGCTCGTGCTCGACGTCGGATCGGTCAAAAAGATTCCGGCCGAAATCATGAGGCGAAACCTCCCGGAGCAAGTTGAGATCGTAGCGACGCACCCGCTGTTCGGGCCGCAAAGCGCCCGCAATGGCATTAGGGGGCTAAAGATCGCTGTCTGCCCGATCCGTGGCCGGCGCGGCCGCCGGGTGGCCGCCTTCCTTCGAAAGGTTCTTGGCTTGCGCGTCATCATGACGACGCCCGATGCCCATGATCGAGAAGCCGCCATGGCCCAAGCGTTGATGCACCTCATTGCCAAAGCGCTCATTGAGATGGAGCCGCTACCTACACGCATGACGACAAGGAGTTTTGACTTGCTTATGGAAGCGGTCGACATGGTCCGTTACGATGCGCCAGAGGTTGTGCAAGCGATCGAAGGCTCCAATCCATACGTCGGGAAAGCTCGTAGGCGCTTCGTTCAACTTGTTTCTTCTCAAGCCAGGACTTTCTCGGCGCCCAATGAGGAGTCTATGCAATTTGGCAGCGGAGTAGTTAACTCGAATGCAAACGAGATAGAGCCTCAAGCATCGACGCGCGACGCCTGA
- a CDS encoding protein kinase domain-containing protein: protein MTLGSRHDLRVDVGFATERGRRPDNQDYVGVCYGPRGTGSIQGVVAAIADGVGGHKGGRVAAETAVRTFLDGYYAQPETLGVIRAAARSLEAANAWIAAQGRVDPRLEGMASTLSSIILSRRTAFVLHIGDTRIYRLDTDGALHQLTKDHVVGHGEFAHVLRRAVGFEDSALFDQASCALGLHDRFLLCSDGVHGVLSNALLLGHLSERRSPQETSEAIVQRALEAGSNDNVTALVIDVVDLPPADEHALAQFAAALPICDVPREGEIVDDFRIDDALSQGRYSALLRATDLQSGKVVVVKFPKPDVADDATYRVAFITESWVAARVRSPFIGEIVDVAPMRQTRLYSVMPFYDGETLEQRLSREPKIDLTEGIPIALRLSRAVATLHRSGIIHRDVKPENVILTHDGGLRLIDLGVCRAPHLEDIPDQFSPGTPSYMAPELFEGATGNESSDLYALGVTIYRMFCRSYPYGEIEPFSKPRFGAPKSILIKRPDLPAWLDAAISKAIAVRENERFGDVLEFAFELENDAARTRPTIHGKKPLYQRNPLLFWQVSSMLLMFLLIISLAFR from the coding sequence GTGACGCTCGGTTCCCGCCACGATTTAAGGGTCGACGTCGGCTTCGCCACCGAGCGGGGCCGCCGTCCCGATAATCAGGACTATGTCGGAGTTTGCTATGGTCCGCGGGGTACGGGATCCATACAGGGGGTTGTGGCCGCGATCGCCGATGGCGTTGGCGGCCACAAGGGCGGGCGCGTGGCGGCGGAGACCGCCGTGCGAACGTTCCTTGATGGGTATTATGCGCAACCGGAGACCCTCGGCGTCATTCGAGCTGCGGCTCGCTCGCTCGAGGCGGCTAACGCCTGGATTGCGGCTCAGGGGCGGGTCGACCCTCGGTTAGAGGGCATGGCCTCGACGTTGAGCTCAATCATCCTTTCTCGTCGCACCGCGTTTGTCTTGCACATTGGAGATACGCGGATCTATCGCCTTGATACGGATGGAGCATTACATCAGCTCACGAAAGATCACGTCGTCGGACACGGCGAATTCGCTCACGTCCTTCGCCGTGCTGTAGGGTTCGAAGACTCCGCCCTTTTTGACCAGGCGTCTTGCGCCCTCGGCCTTCATGATCGATTCCTACTTTGCTCGGACGGTGTCCACGGGGTGCTCAGCAACGCTCTTTTGTTAGGCCACTTATCGGAACGACGCTCCCCGCAGGAGACCTCCGAAGCTATCGTCCAAAGAGCGCTCGAGGCGGGCAGCAACGACAATGTCACGGCGCTTGTGATCGATGTCGTCGATTTGCCTCCTGCCGACGAGCATGCCTTGGCGCAGTTTGCCGCGGCTCTTCCCATTTGTGACGTTCCGCGGGAAGGGGAGATCGTAGACGATTTCCGGATTGACGACGCTTTGTCGCAAGGGCGCTACAGCGCGCTCTTGCGCGCTACCGATTTACAGAGCGGCAAGGTCGTCGTGGTCAAGTTTCCAAAACCGGATGTTGCAGATGATGCGACGTATCGTGTGGCGTTCATAACCGAATCTTGGGTGGCGGCGCGCGTCCGGAGTCCGTTCATTGGGGAAATAGTTGATGTAGCCCCCATGCGCCAAACCCGTCTCTATTCCGTCATGCCCTTTTACGACGGTGAAACCTTGGAACAGCGGCTATCTCGAGAGCCGAAGATCGATTTGACAGAGGGAATACCGATAGCGCTTCGGCTTTCGAGAGCGGTTGCGACACTGCATCGATCCGGGATCATTCATAGAGACGTGAAACCTGAAAACGTCATACTTACGCACGACGGCGGGCTAAGGCTGATTGACCTTGGCGTTTGTCGCGCGCCGCACCTCGAAGATATACCCGATCAGTTTAGCCCTGGAACGCCAAGCTATATGGCGCCAGAGCTATTCGAAGGCGCTACAGGCAATGAATCGTCGGATCTTTATGCTCTGGGGGTCACAATTTATCGCATGTTTTGTCGTTCTTATCCCTACGGTGAAATTGAGCCCTTTAGCAAACCGAGGTTCGGCGCGCCGAAATCGATTTTGATCAAGCGGCCTGATCTTCCGGCTTGGCTCGACGCCGCCATTTCCAAGGCCATCGCGGTTCGAGAAAATGAGCGGTTCGGCGACGTGCTTGAATTTGCGTTTGAATTGGAAAATGACGCGGCGAGAACGCGACCCACCATCCACGGAAAAAAACCTCTGTATCAGCGCAATCCATTGCTATTCTGGCAAGTTTCGTCAATGCTGCTGATGTTTTTGTTGATAATTTCACTAGCTTTTCGATAA
- a CDS encoding Vgb family protein, whose protein sequence is MKTSKAKMVREYGPFPEAEQVHGVSFNGKHVWFASGNRLNAFDPESGKKLRSHDVAGHAGTAFDGEHLFQIAESRIEKIDPKTGRVFATIPAPGGGGDSGLAWAEGTLWVGQYRERKIHQIVPETGVILRTIESNRFVTGVTWVDGEMWHGTWEDGESDLRRIDPQTGEVRERIEMPRGVVVSGLESNGGDLFFCGGGSSGKVRAVRRTTKAPE, encoded by the coding sequence ATGAAAACTTCAAAGGCAAAGATGGTTCGCGAATACGGGCCCTTCCCCGAGGCCGAACAGGTCCACGGGGTCTCGTTCAATGGCAAGCATGTCTGGTTCGCATCTGGCAACCGGCTGAACGCCTTCGATCCGGAGAGCGGCAAGAAGCTGCGCTCGCACGATGTCGCTGGGCATGCAGGCACCGCGTTCGACGGCGAGCATCTGTTCCAGATCGCCGAGAGCCGCATCGAGAAGATCGACCCGAAAACCGGCCGCGTGTTCGCCACGATTCCGGCTCCCGGCGGCGGTGGTGACTCGGGACTTGCCTGGGCCGAAGGCACACTATGGGTCGGCCAGTATCGGGAGCGGAAAATCCATCAGATCGTCCCGGAGACCGGAGTGATCCTTCGCACCATCGAATCCAATCGCTTCGTCACCGGCGTCACATGGGTCGACGGCGAGATGTGGCACGGCACCTGGGAGGATGGCGAGAGTGATCTAAGACGCATTGATCCACAAACGGGAGAGGTGCGGGAACGGATCGAGATGCCGCGTGGCGTCGTCGTATCGGGGCTTGAATCCAATGGCGGCGATCTGTTCTTTTGCGGAGGCGGAAGCAGCGGCAAGGTGAGAGCCGTCCGCCGGACCACCAAAGCACCAGAGTAG
- a CDS encoding LysR substrate-binding domain-containing protein, which translates to MHDLNDLYFFVQVVDHGGFAPAARALGLPKSRLSRRIQLLEERLGVRLIQRSTRRFAVTEIGQEYYRHCVAILVEADAAQDVIERSHAEPQGMVRLSCPPALVCFQVGDIIARFMAANPRVFVHLESTSRPVDVIAEGFDMALRVRFPPLEESDLVMRFLAESPQRLVASPSLVAQFAGPLAPADLAGLPSIDFGPPQRAHQWCLDDPKGESALIAHQPRLITDDLAQMRLAALRGVGVAQLPAFVVDEDIAAATLVEIIREWTPRTGVIHAIFPSRRGLLPAVRGLLDFLAKEFSGAPRVGRVSGEA; encoded by the coding sequence GTGCATGACCTGAATGACCTCTATTTTTTCGTCCAAGTGGTCGACCATGGGGGCTTTGCCCCCGCGGCCCGCGCCTTGGGTCTGCCGAAGTCGCGTCTCAGCCGGCGCATTCAGCTGCTCGAGGAACGCCTTGGCGTGCGCCTGATCCAGCGCTCAACCCGGCGCTTTGCCGTCACCGAAATCGGTCAGGAATACTATCGGCACTGCGTCGCCATACTGGTGGAAGCGGACGCGGCGCAGGACGTGATCGAGCGTTCGCACGCCGAACCTCAAGGCATGGTACGGCTGAGCTGCCCGCCGGCTCTGGTGTGCTTTCAGGTCGGCGACATCATCGCCCGCTTTATGGCGGCAAATCCGCGCGTCTTCGTCCATCTCGAAAGCACAAGCCGCCCGGTCGACGTCATCGCCGAGGGGTTCGACATGGCGCTTCGCGTGCGGTTTCCGCCGCTTGAGGAAAGCGATCTCGTCATGCGCTTTCTGGCTGAAAGCCCGCAACGGCTGGTCGCCAGCCCAAGCCTCGTCGCTCAATTCGCAGGACCGCTGGCGCCTGCCGATCTTGCGGGCTTGCCGAGCATTGATTTCGGCCCGCCGCAGCGCGCGCATCAATGGTGTCTTGATGACCCCAAAGGCGAATCCGCGCTTATTGCACATCAACCCCGTCTGATCACAGACGACCTCGCGCAAATGCGCTTGGCGGCGTTGCGCGGCGTTGGCGTGGCGCAATTGCCCGCCTTTGTGGTGGACGAGGACATCGCGGCGGCGACGCTTGTTGAAATCATCCGAGAATGGACGCCCAGAACGGGCGTCATCCATGCGATCTTCCCATCCCGCCGAGGTTTGCTGCCCGCCGTTCGCGGGTTGCTCGACTTCTTGGCCAAGGAATTTTCCGGGGCTCCGCGCGTTGGCCGTGTCTCGGGAGAAGCATAA
- a CDS encoding arginase family protein, translated as MTDAPTFAMGSTFLATPPSDADGAVAVAVIPLDIGVSYRAGTRFGPEAIRRASAMLVGGGRPPHWVDPSALPIADVGNFERVSERHLTSLTIQSVNP; from the coding sequence ATGACCGACGCGCCGACTTTCGCCATGGGATCCACCTTTCTGGCCACGCCGCCGAGCGACGCGGACGGCGCTGTCGCTGTTGCCGTGATCCCGCTCGATATTGGCGTGAGCTACCGCGCCGGGACGCGGTTTGGCCCCGAGGCGATCCGGCGCGCGAGCGCTATGCTCGTCGGCGGCGGGCGCCCGCCGCATTGGGTAGACCCGTCGGCCCTGCCCATCGCCGACGTGGGAAATTTTGAGAGGGTCAGTGAGCGGCATTTGACATCCTTAACGATCCAAAGCGTTAATCCATAG
- a CDS encoding cysteine hydrolase family protein produces MTIAPVRNLSTRRALIVIDVQNDYDGGELAIQSPPFRDSVENLARAMDVASAAGVKIVVVKQLAPESSLIFANGSRGGEIHAEIAKRPHDHYVEKLLPSAFTGTDLEQWLRANAIDTVTIVGYMTHNCILSTIVHALHLDFAVEFLSDAAGSVSYANSAGYASAEDIHRVVCIVLQSRFAAVLKTAEWTTCLGTNSLPERDDIYTSYRQAMAREAGRRTEILSKTEIV; encoded by the coding sequence ATGACCATCGCACCTGTCCGCAATTTATCAACGCGTCGCGCCCTAATCGTTATCGATGTTCAGAACGACTACGACGGCGGAGAACTGGCTATTCAAAGTCCGCCCTTCCGCGACAGCGTCGAAAACCTGGCGCGCGCCATGGATGTGGCGTCAGCGGCGGGCGTCAAGATCGTTGTCGTCAAGCAATTGGCGCCGGAGAGCAGCCTAATTTTCGCCAACGGAAGCCGTGGCGGCGAGATTCATGCCGAGATCGCCAAGCGACCGCATGATCATTACGTGGAAAAATTGCTGCCAAGCGCGTTCACCGGCACCGACCTTGAGCAATGGCTGCGAGCGAATGCGATCGATACAGTGACAATAGTGGGTTACATGACGCACAATTGCATTCTCTCGACCATCGTACACGCCTTGCATTTGGACTTCGCAGTGGAGTTTTTGTCGGACGCAGCAGGGTCGGTTTCCTATGCGAACAGTGCAGGCTACGCCTCAGCTGAGGATATTCACCGAGTCGTATGCATCGTCCTGCAATCGCGGTTCGCCGCTGTCCTGAAAACTGCGGAATGGACCACTTGCCTCGGAACAAATTCTCTTCCCGAGCGCGACGATATCTACACGTCGTACCGGCAAGCAATGGCGCGGGAGGCGGGGCGGAGAACGGAGATCCTCTCCAAGACGGAGATTGTCTGA
- the wrbA gene encoding NAD(P)H:quinone oxidoreductase, whose translation MTKVLILYYSSYGHIEKMASAVAQGVRETGAEAVIKRVPELVPEEIARNSGFRLDQPAPLASVAELPDYDAIIIGVPTRFGNMPAQMKNFLDQTGGLWIKGQLIGKVGSVFTSTATQHGGQESTILSTHTVLLHQGMVIVGLPYSFQGQMGVQDMSGGSPYGATTIAAGDGSRQPSENELAGARFQGAHVACIAAKLRVA comes from the coding sequence ATGACCAAGGTTCTTATTCTTTATTATTCCAGCTACGGCCATATTGAAAAAATGGCGTCCGCTGTCGCGCAGGGCGTCCGCGAGACCGGCGCGGAAGCTGTGATCAAACGTGTGCCTGAGTTGGTCCCCGAAGAAATCGCCCGCAACAGCGGATTTCGGCTCGATCAGCCCGCGCCGCTCGCCAGCGTTGCCGAGCTTCCTGACTACGACGCTATCATCATTGGCGTTCCGACACGCTTCGGCAATATGCCGGCGCAGATGAAGAATTTTCTCGACCAGACTGGCGGGCTTTGGATAAAGGGCCAGCTCATCGGCAAAGTCGGCAGCGTGTTCACCTCGACCGCGACCCAACATGGCGGGCAGGAAAGCACCATTCTCTCGACGCATACGGTATTACTCCACCAAGGCATGGTGATCGTCGGGCTGCCTTATTCGTTCCAAGGGCAGATGGGCGTTCAGGACATGTCCGGCGGCTCGCCCTATGGCGCGACGACGATTGCCGCTGGCGACGGCTCGCGTCAGCCGTCCGAAAACGAGCTCGCCGGCGCGCGGTTTCAGGGCGCTCATGTCGCCTGCATCGCGGCGAAGCTGCGGGTCGCATAA